A part of Bombus affinis isolate iyBomAffi1 chromosome 12, iyBomAffi1.2, whole genome shotgun sequence genomic DNA contains:
- the LOC126922837 gene encoding putative E3 ubiquitin-protein ligase UNKL isoform X1 encodes MSTAVMSTPMFVECSEHLFKKNGQILPVFSTYARFIRKNQNGPAKAKEPSSTSTTNTSGNGSAGNNGGHVPLRRSYTSLVTTLIEQHRKLDRSASEPTSRYKTELCRPFEESGTCKYGDKCQFAHGYSELRNLARHPKYKTELCRTFHTIGFCPYGPRCHFIHNFEEARIHNQKVSAQLGSTQPNIMGLNPILSAAAAAAAAAAAGGNTCNGSNVNPTTISSVALLEQIAASPQVAAVAAAATPNLMRANSLSLCSTTNTYNPPPLLRTNSLSLTTSQHHHHHHHHHHHHQTSSTTVSSSVIGATRPKPTFSLGSTGDSVSPSSSLSQSPTNSMASFFSDDCNQQQSVTSPFSFGQDFGLLATRRSPSPRTNSVCSPLSSEEPTPRTPSPLSPNAESRLPVFNRISSTLADFENLKI; translated from the exons aAAAATGGCCAGATTCTTCCTGTTTTTTCCACTTACGCGCGTTTTATACGAAAAAACCAG AACGGTCCGGCAAAGGCGAAGGAGCCAAGCTCGACATCAACGACGAATACCTCGGGCAACGGTTCAGCCGGGAATAATGGCGGACACGTACCTCTTCGCCGTAGCTACACCTCCCTGGTAACAACCCTGATCGAACAGCATCGTAAACTAGATCGCAGCGCGAGCGAGCCAACGTCTCGCTATAAAACGGAGCTGTGCAGGCCATTCGAGGAAAGCGGCACCTGCAAATATGGCGATAAGTGTCAGTTCGCTCACGGTTACAGCGAGCTTCGGAATCTTGCCCGGCATCCGAAATACAAGACCGAGCTGTGCCGCACGTTCCACACAATTGGTTTCTGTCCGTACGGTCCCCGTTGCCATTTCATTCACAACTTCGAGGAGGCTCGAATTCACAATCAAAAAGTGAGTGCGCAACTAGGATCCACGCAACCGAACATAATGGGCTTGAATCCTATTCTAAGCGCGGCAGCAGCGGCAGCCGCAGCCGCAGCCGCCGGTGGAAATACCTGCAATGGTTCGAACGTCAATCCAACGACGATCAGCAGCGTCGCTCTGCTCGAACAGATCGCGGCCTCGCCTCAGGTAGCGGCAGTCGCGGCCGCGGCGACCCCCAACCTCATGAGAGCCAATTCCTTGAGCCTGTGTAGTACCACCAATACGTACAATCCACCGCCATTGCTCAGAACCAACTCGTTGAGTCTAACGACTAGCCAACAccatcaccaccaccaccaccatcaccatcatcatcagACTAGCTCGACGACCGTTAGCTCGTCGGTGATCGGCGCCACCAGACCGAAGCCGACCTTTTCTCTCGGCAGCACCGGAGACTCGGTTTCCCCGTCGTCCAGCCTCAGTCAGTCGCCGACCAACTCTATGGCGAGTTTCTTCAGCGACGACTGCAATCAGCAACAGTCCGTTACCTCGCCGTTCAGCTTCGGCCAGGATTTCGGGCTCCTTGCCACGAGACGAAGTCCCAGCCCTCGAACTAACAGCGTATGCAGTCCTTTGAGCTCCGAGGAGCCCACTCCGAGAACACCGTCCCCGCTCTCACCGAACGCCGAGTCCAGACTGCCGGTTTTCAACAGGATCAGCAGCACCCTCGCCGACTTTGAGAATCTTAAGATCTAA
- the LOC126922837 gene encoding putative E3 ubiquitin-protein ligase UNKL isoform X2 — translation MSTAVMSTPMFVECSEHLFKNGPAKAKEPSSTSTTNTSGNGSAGNNGGHVPLRRSYTSLVTTLIEQHRKLDRSASEPTSRYKTELCRPFEESGTCKYGDKCQFAHGYSELRNLARHPKYKTELCRTFHTIGFCPYGPRCHFIHNFEEARIHNQKVSAQLGSTQPNIMGLNPILSAAAAAAAAAAAGGNTCNGSNVNPTTISSVALLEQIAASPQVAAVAAAATPNLMRANSLSLCSTTNTYNPPPLLRTNSLSLTTSQHHHHHHHHHHHHQTSSTTVSSSVIGATRPKPTFSLGSTGDSVSPSSSLSQSPTNSMASFFSDDCNQQQSVTSPFSFGQDFGLLATRRSPSPRTNSVCSPLSSEEPTPRTPSPLSPNAESRLPVFNRISSTLADFENLKI, via the coding sequence AACGGTCCGGCAAAGGCGAAGGAGCCAAGCTCGACATCAACGACGAATACCTCGGGCAACGGTTCAGCCGGGAATAATGGCGGACACGTACCTCTTCGCCGTAGCTACACCTCCCTGGTAACAACCCTGATCGAACAGCATCGTAAACTAGATCGCAGCGCGAGCGAGCCAACGTCTCGCTATAAAACGGAGCTGTGCAGGCCATTCGAGGAAAGCGGCACCTGCAAATATGGCGATAAGTGTCAGTTCGCTCACGGTTACAGCGAGCTTCGGAATCTTGCCCGGCATCCGAAATACAAGACCGAGCTGTGCCGCACGTTCCACACAATTGGTTTCTGTCCGTACGGTCCCCGTTGCCATTTCATTCACAACTTCGAGGAGGCTCGAATTCACAATCAAAAAGTGAGTGCGCAACTAGGATCCACGCAACCGAACATAATGGGCTTGAATCCTATTCTAAGCGCGGCAGCAGCGGCAGCCGCAGCCGCAGCCGCCGGTGGAAATACCTGCAATGGTTCGAACGTCAATCCAACGACGATCAGCAGCGTCGCTCTGCTCGAACAGATCGCGGCCTCGCCTCAGGTAGCGGCAGTCGCGGCCGCGGCGACCCCCAACCTCATGAGAGCCAATTCCTTGAGCCTGTGTAGTACCACCAATACGTACAATCCACCGCCATTGCTCAGAACCAACTCGTTGAGTCTAACGACTAGCCAACAccatcaccaccaccaccaccatcaccatcatcatcagACTAGCTCGACGACCGTTAGCTCGTCGGTGATCGGCGCCACCAGACCGAAGCCGACCTTTTCTCTCGGCAGCACCGGAGACTCGGTTTCCCCGTCGTCCAGCCTCAGTCAGTCGCCGACCAACTCTATGGCGAGTTTCTTCAGCGACGACTGCAATCAGCAACAGTCCGTTACCTCGCCGTTCAGCTTCGGCCAGGATTTCGGGCTCCTTGCCACGAGACGAAGTCCCAGCCCTCGAACTAACAGCGTATGCAGTCCTTTGAGCTCCGAGGAGCCCACTCCGAGAACACCGTCCCCGCTCTCACCGAACGCCGAGTCCAGACTGCCGGTTTTCAACAGGATCAGCAGCACCCTCGCCGACTTTGAGAATCTTAAGATCTAA